A single genomic interval of Pseudomonadota bacterium harbors:
- the coaD gene encoding pantetheine-phosphate adenylyltransferase — MTSAMYPGTFDPVTNGHADLVRRALRIFDEVIVAVAANPNKAPMFTLDERVEMAEEVLTGLGRVRVMGYSGLTIEFAAQNATPVMLRGLRAVSDFEFEFQLATMSRQLSPDVETVFLTPSASLSFISSSMVREIGILGGDVSEFVHPLVAERLAKRASERRT, encoded by the coding sequence ATGACCTCAGCCATGTATCCCGGCACCTTCGATCCCGTGACCAATGGTCATGCGGACCTGGTCCGACGTGCGCTGCGTATCTTCGATGAGGTGATCGTCGCGGTGGCCGCCAACCCGAACAAGGCACCCATGTTCACCTTGGACGAGCGTGTGGAGATGGCTGAAGAGGTGCTAACGGGGCTCGGGCGGGTGCGGGTGATGGGTTACTCGGGCCTCACGATCGAGTTCGCCGCCCAGAACGCCACCCCTGTGATGCTGCGTGGCCTGCGTGCCGTGTCAGACTTCGAGTTCGAGTTCCAGCTAGCCACCATGAGTCGGCAGCTCTCGCCCGACGTCGAAACGGTGTTTCTCACCCCTTCCGCATCCTTGAGCTTCATCTCCTCAAGCATGGTCCGGGAGATCGGCATCCTCGGTGGCGATGTGAGCGAGTTCGTTCATCCCCTGGTGGCCGAGCGCCTGGCCAAGCGCGCGTCCGAACGGCGCACCTAG